Part of the Yersinia hibernica genome, GGCGATCAAGACAGTTTGTTTCTCGGCTCCACCCATACCAAGCCCAGTGATAATATACAATAAGTTCACTATTAACCTCTTGTTATTGCTTATTTATATCGAGAAAAATTATAATTAATGACTCTGTTTTTTAATTATGTTTAGTTAAGATATTAAAAATGAATTAAATCTCATTTATCAATTTTGTCCATTGCGGACCTATTGTCACTTCTATTTTATATTTCTCTGCATTTTCCAAAGATCTTAGTGACATTGTTTCTCTCAATTCTTCATTGTTCATCAGTATAAGTAGTTGCTGAGTAAAAGCATCACTGTTTGCAAAGGGGATAAGAAAGCCGTCATTATTATTAATAATCAATTCTGAAGGGCCGGTATCACAATCATATGCAATTATTGGTAACCCGCTCGCTTTAGCTTCAAGTAGCACCATGGGGAAACCTTCAAATCGAGAAGTCATTGCATAAATGCTAGATTGGTCATATAAATCATTCACATGAGGAGTTGATGGCAGCAATTCGACATTATTTAAATTCAACTCTTTAATCTTATCTAATAACAACGTTTTATCTTCACCATCTCCAGCAATGATAAGTTTCCAGTGGTTATTTTTCTTTTCTACCTTAGCCCAAATATCGAGCAGAAGATCAAAACCCTTCTGATAATTTAATCGCCCTAATGCTAAAACTTTTTGTGCATTTTTTTTAGTTAATTTATTTTTAGGCTCAAAAGGCAATGGATTGGCTATAGCGATTATTTTTTCAGGATATTGGTTTTTCTCTAGCCAGTAGCCACGATCCTTCTCAGTTAGAGTCACAACTGCATCAGAATATCTGGCAGCTACTTTTCTAGCAAGCTTACGCGATTTTATATTTAGATTACTTTTATAGTTAAAATGCTCCCACGATATATGCTTTATCTCGGTACCTAATAAAGCGGTTGTACTGAACAATGCTAACATTGTATCAACATCGATCAGAATATCGATTGATTCAGTTTTTAAGATACGACGT contains:
- a CDS encoding glycosyltransferase family 4 protein; the encoded protein is MKKVAFFGGDISHTGGTERVSLALANYLVKNGYQVVIISLSGNTPPNFYVDENIKLVSLFEEKKRFSIAYLSVVFRLRRILKTESIDILIDVDTMLALFSTTALLGTEIKHISWEHFNYKSNLNIKSRKLARKVAARYSDAVVTLTEKDRGYWLEKNQYPEKIIAIANPLPFEPKNKLTKKNAQKVLALGRLNYQKGFDLLLDIWAKVEKKNNHWKLIIAGDGEDKTLLLDKIKELNLNNVELLPSTPHVNDLYDQSSIYAMTSRFEGFPMVLLEAKASGLPIIAYDCDTGPSELIINNNDGFLIPFANSDAFTQQLLILMNNEELRETMSLRSLENAEKYKIEVTIGPQWTKLINEI